The following proteins are encoded in a genomic region of Gimesia sp.:
- a CDS encoding hemerythrin domain-containing protein encodes MISNSRQVTVNAAFLKEIKEDNLRLYNLMENLRTFWLVPDPLTLKPEWFSVLINELRDQLAMHFALEGTFGYFDHADQVDAITAAESQRLRDQHEDLYLEIASIAEQVEEALYPQWNQTTYAAQIERFDQFYQKFQQHESAEFDLIMSASYENFKRMYHSGVSSKAYSARW; translated from the coding sequence ATGATCAGCAACTCTCGTCAGGTCACTGTTAATGCTGCTTTTCTCAAAGAGATCAAAGAGGATAACCTCAGGCTCTACAATCTCATGGAAAATCTGCGTACTTTCTGGCTGGTTCCTGATCCGTTGACACTCAAACCGGAATGGTTCAGCGTGCTCATCAACGAACTGAGAGACCAACTGGCGATGCATTTCGCCTTGGAAGGCACCTTCGGCTATTTCGATCATGCAGACCAGGTTGACGCCATCACCGCTGCTGAGTCACAGCGGCTGAGAGATCAGCATGAAGATTTATACCTCGAAATCGCATCGATCGCCGAGCAGGTTGAAGAGGCGTTATACCCGCAATGGAATCAAACCACTTACGCGGCACAGATCGAACGTTTTGATCAGTTCTATCAGAAGTTTCAGCAACACGAATCGGCAGAATTCGATCTGATCATGTCAGCTTCCTACGAAAATTTTAAGCGGATGTATCATTCAGGCGTTTCCAGTAAAGCATACTCGGCGCGCTGGTGA
- a CDS encoding STAS domain-containing protein, which translates to MSEKYEIFEVETIASNLIVIPQGSALQFLYSNIQIESNKILALLNARDISNVIIDLNRVEYLDSIIISCLIRLLQQAKQSGGQAVFCNACDNMQYILQSIKLGTLWPLFDTREEALMNLSSH; encoded by the coding sequence ATGTCTGAAAAGTATGAAATATTCGAGGTAGAAACCATTGCCTCGAATCTGATCGTGATTCCCCAGGGATCGGCCTTGCAGTTCCTGTATAGCAACATCCAGATTGAATCCAATAAAATCCTGGCCCTGCTGAATGCACGTGATATTTCCAATGTGATCATCGATCTCAATCGGGTGGAATATCTGGATTCGATCATCATCAGCTGTCTCATCCGTCTCCTGCAACAGGCGAAACAGTCCGGCGGTCAAGCTGTCTTCTGCAACGCCTGTGATAACATGCAGTACATTCTCCAGAGTATCAAACTGGGAACGCTTTGGCCGCTGTTCGACACTCGGGAAGAAGCCCTCATGAACCTCAGCTCGCATTAA
- the pglW gene encoding BREX system serine/threonine kinase PglW: MAEADNWTTVTESKFPWEREALDFVRSQFPEFAPYRAWSNFEFIADDGSVNEVDLLVFSPMGFFLVEIKSRPGRLRGDAGTWTWEKEGKRATVDNPLIATNLKAKRLSSLLQKQKALKKKGRLPYLEALVFCSATELHCELTGNARARVCLRDKPATDDRPERPGIMAALINRECPGLDKHPRGTHDTPMSNAIGQALNQAGVRPSQKSRKVGDYLLKQIIGAGPKYQDWSAQHSQLENSRRRVRLYLVHNEANADDRASVQRAALREFQILENLEHPGILRVFNFTEHELGPALLFEHDPLSLRLDHYLAQQKDQLSIETQIDLVRQLAEVVKYAHEKKIVHRGLSPQSVLVTRINTGHPRLKIFNWQLSYRESTTSTEVSRHFTATSHVDRLVEDAATAYLAPESLADAQAGLGEHLDVFSLGAIAYQIFSGVAPAASALELGEKLRGTSGLQISAVLNGASEWLQEMVRSATSPIVPDRTGSVDDFLESLDLVENELTSPEHELLDDPTHAQIGDTLPGGFKVVRRLGRGACSVALLVENDQQDFILKVASDPEHNDRVAAEAELLAREEMRNTNIVHFVESLQLGNHVGFLMRPVYTERGKRLIETLGQRLRKDGRLHIDLLQRFGDDLLQVVNHLEEQGIPHRDIKPDNIAVGMVGRGSKLHLVLFDFSLSRTPAENIRAGTTGYLDPLLPLRDPTSPRWDLHAERYAAAVTLYELATGTLPVWGDGVTSPSHLPAGTEITIDAELFDPALREALTEFFTQAFRRNIDQRFDNAEEMLRAWRNCFAGIDEPGALSDHADESRLQDLLAEADFETHIPELGLGSRSTNALDRANILTVEDLLTVPMRRLMRLRGVGNKTRREITSAVKILRARLGKPDREPGPLAEPETTETESIDIAALSVDLLVSRLLKVGARDGETFQRSVRLLLGLDPALDNPWPSQADLARELNVSRARPGQVVLKLQQRWEKDPALTRVRDDLLEILTAQAGVMSLRELAEALIVARGSSEEDPQRTTNAIAVIRAAVEVERSTADPRFLVRREKQQIFIATDAELVTWARKLGALADQLAQADPLLAPTRVLERLQEITPPDDQLVSETRLVRLAAEVSEQAALSSRQELYPRGMEAVRALKLSQGALLGQKSMTVAQIQDRVAGRYPDASPLPGRPQLNTLLEQAGFELEWVDGSDGLPGVFTSRAPHQITLTSSGTSRSRRSSLPGDPGDITPELADARQFEERLQRNLREGAFLTLLVNPREFDRALAELTRHFPLELVDLEGLLIEALKETASQAGVNWELVLQTDALPQSGDWDKLKLLVSRALPKVEQQLQAADKTMLMIYPGLLARYDQMDLLSRLSQQVGRTNGIPGLWLLLPGENQAFIDGKPVPLIGPGQRTRIPNSWLRNIHREDHS, encoded by the coding sequence ATGGCAGAGGCAGACAACTGGACTACGGTTACTGAATCAAAGTTTCCCTGGGAACGGGAAGCACTGGACTTCGTACGCAGCCAGTTTCCCGAGTTCGCCCCCTACCGCGCCTGGTCTAATTTCGAATTCATCGCCGATGATGGCAGCGTCAACGAGGTCGACCTCCTCGTCTTCTCCCCCATGGGCTTCTTCCTCGTCGAAATCAAAAGTCGCCCCGGGCGCCTCCGCGGGGATGCCGGCACCTGGACCTGGGAAAAAGAGGGCAAGCGGGCCACCGTCGATAACCCGCTCATCGCCACCAACCTCAAAGCCAAACGGCTCAGCTCACTCCTGCAGAAACAGAAGGCACTCAAAAAGAAAGGCCGCCTCCCCTATCTGGAAGCACTCGTCTTCTGCTCCGCCACCGAACTCCACTGCGAACTCACCGGCAACGCCCGCGCCCGCGTCTGCCTCCGCGACAAACCCGCCACCGACGACCGCCCCGAACGGCCTGGCATCATGGCGGCCCTCATCAATCGCGAGTGTCCCGGCCTCGATAAGCACCCCCGCGGCACACACGATACCCCCATGTCGAATGCCATCGGTCAGGCCCTCAACCAGGCCGGTGTCCGTCCCTCGCAGAAAAGCCGCAAAGTCGGCGACTACCTCCTGAAACAAATCATCGGCGCGGGACCCAAATACCAGGACTGGAGCGCCCAGCACTCACAACTCGAAAATTCCCGCCGCCGCGTCCGTCTCTACCTCGTTCACAATGAAGCCAACGCGGATGATCGCGCAAGTGTCCAGCGGGCCGCACTCCGCGAATTCCAGATCCTCGAAAACCTCGAGCACCCCGGCATCCTCCGCGTCTTCAACTTCACCGAACACGAACTCGGGCCGGCACTCCTCTTCGAGCACGACCCCCTCAGCCTCCGTCTCGATCACTATCTCGCGCAGCAGAAAGACCAGCTCAGCATCGAAACCCAGATCGACCTCGTCCGCCAGCTCGCCGAGGTCGTCAAATATGCCCACGAGAAAAAAATCGTCCACCGCGGACTCTCACCGCAAAGCGTCCTTGTTACCCGCATCAACACCGGGCACCCCCGTTTGAAAATCTTTAACTGGCAGCTCAGCTACCGCGAAAGTACCACTTCCACCGAAGTCTCGCGGCATTTCACTGCCACTTCACACGTTGATCGCCTGGTGGAAGACGCCGCCACCGCCTATCTCGCACCCGAGTCACTCGCCGATGCCCAGGCCGGACTGGGAGAACACCTCGACGTCTTCTCCCTTGGGGCCATCGCCTACCAGATCTTCTCCGGCGTCGCTCCCGCAGCCAGTGCCCTGGAACTCGGTGAAAAACTCCGCGGCACCAGTGGCCTGCAGATCAGCGCCGTCCTCAACGGCGCCAGCGAATGGCTCCAGGAAATGGTCCGCTCCGCTACCAGTCCCATCGTCCCCGACCGCACCGGCTCCGTCGACGATTTCCTCGAATCGCTCGACCTCGTCGAGAACGAACTCACCTCACCCGAGCACGAACTGCTCGACGATCCCACTCACGCGCAGATCGGCGACACCCTCCCCGGCGGCTTCAAAGTCGTCCGCCGCCTCGGCCGTGGTGCCTGCTCCGTCGCACTCCTCGTCGAGAACGATCAGCAGGACTTCATCCTCAAAGTCGCCAGCGATCCGGAACACAACGACCGCGTCGCCGCCGAGGCTGAACTCCTCGCGCGGGAAGAAATGCGGAACACGAACATCGTACACTTTGTCGAGTCGCTGCAGCTCGGTAACCACGTCGGCTTCCTCATGCGGCCCGTCTACACCGAGCGGGGCAAACGCCTCATTGAAACACTCGGGCAGCGGCTCCGCAAAGACGGGCGGCTGCACATCGATCTGCTCCAGCGGTTCGGCGATGACCTGCTCCAGGTCGTCAATCACCTTGAAGAACAGGGCATCCCCCACCGCGACATCAAGCCCGATAACATCGCCGTCGGCATGGTCGGACGCGGCAGCAAACTGCACCTCGTCCTCTTCGATTTCTCGCTCTCACGTACCCCCGCCGAGAACATCCGGGCCGGCACCACCGGCTACCTCGATCCGCTGCTCCCCCTCCGCGATCCCACCTCCCCCCGCTGGGACCTGCACGCGGAACGCTACGCCGCCGCCGTCACACTCTACGAACTCGCCACCGGCACACTCCCCGTCTGGGGCGATGGCGTCACCTCTCCCAGTCACCTGCCTGCAGGTACTGAAATCACCATCGACGCCGAACTGTTTGACCCCGCCCTGCGCGAAGCACTTACCGAGTTCTTCACCCAGGCCTTCCGCCGCAACATCGACCAGCGCTTCGACAACGCGGAAGAAATGCTCCGCGCCTGGCGCAACTGTTTTGCCGGCATCGATGAACCCGGCGCCCTCTCCGATCACGCTGATGAATCCCGGCTCCAGGACCTCCTCGCCGAGGCTGACTTCGAAACGCACATCCCCGAACTCGGTCTGGGCTCGCGCTCCACCAACGCCCTCGACCGCGCGAACATCCTCACCGTCGAAGACCTGCTCACCGTCCCCATGCGACGACTGATGCGTCTCCGCGGCGTCGGTAATAAAACCCGTCGCGAAATTACCTCCGCAGTCAAAATTCTCCGCGCCCGCCTGGGCAAACCGGATCGCGAGCCCGGCCCCCTCGCCGAACCCGAGACCACCGAAACCGAATCCATCGACATCGCCGCGCTCAGCGTCGACCTGCTCGTCAGCCGACTGCTCAAAGTCGGCGCCCGCGACGGAGAGACCTTCCAGCGCAGCGTCCGTCTCCTGCTCGGCCTCGATCCTGCACTCGACAATCCCTGGCCCAGCCAGGCCGATCTCGCGCGCGAACTCAATGTCAGCCGGGCCCGACCCGGACAGGTCGTCCTTAAACTGCAACAGCGCTGGGAAAAAGATCCCGCGCTCACGCGGGTCCGCGACGATCTCCTGGAAATCCTGACCGCGCAGGCCGGCGTCATGTCCCTCCGCGAACTGGCCGAAGCCCTCATCGTCGCCCGCGGCTCCTCCGAGGAAGACCCGCAGCGCACCACCAACGCCATCGCCGTCATCCGGGCCGCCGTCGAAGTCGAACGCTCCACCGCCGATCCTCGCTTCCTCGTCCGCCGTGAAAAACAGCAAATCTTTATCGCCACCGATGCCGAACTCGTCACCTGGGCCCGCAAGCTCGGCGCCCTCGCCGATCAACTCGCCCAGGCCGATCCGCTGCTCGCCCCCACCCGCGTCCTCGAACGTCTCCAGGAAATTACGCCCCCCGACGATCAGCTCGTCTCGGAAACCCGGCTCGTCCGCCTTGCCGCGGAAGTCTCGGAACAGGCGGCCCTCTCCAGCCGACAGGAACTCTATCCCCGCGGTATGGAAGCGGTGCGTGCGCTGAAACTGTCGCAAGGTGCCCTCCTGGGACAGAAATCGATGACCGTCGCCCAGATTCAGGATCGCGTCGCCGGTCGCTACCCCGATGCCAGTCCGCTCCCCGGGCGACCACAGCTCAACACGCTCCTCGAGCAGGCCGGCTTCGAACTTGAATGGGTCGACGGCAGCGACGGACTCCCCGGCGTCTTCACCAGCCGCGCGCCGCACCAGATCACCCTCACCAGCAGCGGCACCTCCCGGTCGCGTCGTTCCTCACTCCCCGGCGATCCGGGCGACATCACCCCCGAACTCGCCGACGCCCGTCAGTTTGAAGAGCGTCTGCAGCGGAACCTCCGCGAAGGAGCCTTCCTCACCCTGCTGGTCAACCCCCGCGAATTCGATCGGGCGCTCGCCGAACTCACCCGCCACTTCCCGCTGGAACTGGTCGACCTCGAAGGACTGCTCATCGAAGCCCTCAAAGAAACCGCCAGCCAGGCCGGCGTCAATTGGGAACTCGTCCTGCAGACCGATGCCCTCCCGCAGTCCGGCGACTGGGACAAACTCAAACTGCTCGTCAGTCGGGCGCTGCCGAAAGTGGAACAACAGCTCCAGGCCGCCGACAAAACCATGCTCATGATCTACCCCGGTCTGCTCGCCCGCTACGATCAGATGGACCTGCTCAGCCGCCTCTCGCAACAGGTCGGCCGCACGAACGGCATCCCCGGACTCTGGCTTCTGCTCCCCGGCGAAAACCAGGCCTTCATCGACGGCAAACCGGTCCCCCTCATCGGCCCCGGACAACGCACCCGCATCCCCAACAGCTGGCTGCGGAATATACATAGAGAGGACCATTCATGA
- the pglX gene encoding BREX-2 system adenine-specific DNA-methyltransferase PglX, whose translation MINRSALLSDLQKLLKRLEADLLERSESADVPAVGETLRTEYEQARTAERTAQNYEDWRSDAITQAAAAWVLSAVFVRFLEDNQLIEPPRFSGPGDQLQRARDERELYFRAHPTETDREYLLAVFDELATLPGTREVFGEHNPLRELPQWLSGDAAGELLAFFQKIDANAGGLVHDFTDADWDTRFLGDLYQDLSEAARKKYALLQTPEFVEEFILDRTLEPALDEFGLDAPPVTDAQGTAVTPAGFRMIDPACGSGHFLLGTFPRLLDRWYRKEPGGKVRDLVQKTLDSIHGVDVNPYAIAIARFRLLLKAMQACDIHQLKNAPAFTLHLACGDSLLHSPLRGGQQVFDFELTSDDAECEHAYQSEDLPALKQSLRSGIYHAVVANPPYITPKDRQLNQRYRTRFESCHMKYSLAVPFLERIFRLAVTGGFTGQITANSFMKREFGKKLIEQFFPQIDLTHVIDTSGAYIPGHGTPTVILFGRHRKPVTSTIRTVMGIRGEPSTPKDPAQGLVWSAIVDQIDRVDSESDFMSVADSERVLFHKHPWSIGGGGASELKEKLENIATSILNTYSNSIGFASFTGQDDAFVSDSQCFLRANISPQHIKPFVVGDSIRDWSMTTTESAFTPYDSSYDPITLETGAPWGRWIWFMRTVIGGVVSFGGRTRLECGDKWWTWYRWIPEKYIIKLSITYAEVATHNHFFLDRGGKTYNRTAPVIKLPEDCLEKDHLSLLGLLNSSTACFWMKQVCHQKQMMGGDGIRIESKAKVPYAFNGTALGKLPIPESWTKGALRDRLLDLTKEMDQATQKYSDLKAAAVFCANNLTKDSILKAWEENQRQRQKLRSRQIFLQEQIDFTVYRMFDLIPDSLIGEETDQIDFDLTAGARPFCIHASKNEDGFDVPASVPEDWPEEIQALWNARLKELESNKSLRLIESSMYKRRWIGRQGLFNHQRSDNELLDAAKNWLLDRLERYFDFDGRMNPEGTPTAEIDIQLISIAQLADIARRDPQFLEVGAVYRDDSAFDVQRLIDELVHAEQVPLLPILRYKPAGLRKRAEWEQTWELQRREDAIDARSQLPEDDPQYLTPQAAQDLKQAEVGDIPVPPKYKSSDFLSTGGVRYWALRGKLDVPRERWISFPHCEGPDGTPVIAWAGYDHLQLARAISAYFVEVQEQFGGRDDPRLIPLLACLEELLPWLKQWHHDLDPEFNQRMDEVFAGFLTTEAKALDMTIDQIKNWQPPKKTKKTATKRKAKK comes from the coding sequence ATGATCAACCGCAGTGCTCTCCTCTCCGATCTCCAGAAACTCCTTAAACGGCTCGAGGCCGATCTGCTCGAACGCAGTGAATCAGCCGACGTCCCCGCGGTCGGGGAGACGCTCCGCACCGAGTACGAACAGGCCCGCACTGCCGAACGGACCGCCCAGAACTATGAAGACTGGCGCAGCGACGCCATCACCCAGGCCGCCGCTGCCTGGGTCCTCTCGGCGGTCTTTGTCCGCTTCCTCGAAGACAACCAGCTCATCGAGCCCCCCCGCTTCTCCGGCCCCGGCGATCAGCTGCAGCGGGCCCGCGATGAACGCGAACTCTATTTCCGCGCCCATCCCACCGAGACCGATCGCGAATACCTGCTCGCCGTCTTTGATGAACTCGCCACGCTCCCCGGCACCCGCGAAGTCTTCGGCGAACACAACCCGCTCCGCGAACTCCCGCAGTGGCTCTCCGGTGATGCCGCGGGCGAACTGCTCGCCTTCTTCCAGAAGATCGACGCCAACGCCGGCGGACTCGTCCACGACTTCACCGATGCCGACTGGGACACCCGCTTCCTGGGCGATCTCTACCAGGACCTCTCCGAAGCGGCCCGCAAGAAATACGCCCTGCTGCAGACCCCCGAGTTCGTCGAAGAATTCATCCTCGACCGCACTCTCGAACCGGCGCTCGACGAGTTCGGCCTCGACGCGCCCCCCGTCACCGACGCCCAGGGCACCGCAGTCACCCCCGCCGGCTTCCGCATGATCGACCCGGCCTGCGGCAGCGGCCACTTTCTGCTCGGCACCTTCCCCCGCCTGCTCGACCGCTGGTACCGCAAAGAGCCCGGCGGCAAAGTCCGCGACCTCGTCCAGAAAACCCTCGACAGCATTCACGGCGTCGACGTCAACCCCTACGCCATCGCCATCGCCCGCTTCCGCCTGCTCCTCAAAGCCATGCAGGCCTGCGACATTCACCAGCTCAAAAACGCCCCCGCCTTCACGCTCCACCTGGCCTGCGGCGACTCACTGCTCCACAGCCCCCTCCGCGGCGGACAGCAGGTCTTCGACTTCGAACTCACCAGCGACGACGCCGAATGCGAACACGCCTACCAGAGCGAAGACCTCCCCGCCCTCAAACAGTCGCTCCGCTCCGGCATCTACCACGCCGTCGTCGCTAATCCGCCGTACATCACCCCCAAAGACCGGCAGCTCAACCAGCGCTACCGCACGCGCTTCGAATCCTGCCACATGAAGTACTCCCTGGCTGTCCCCTTTCTGGAACGCATCTTCCGCCTGGCCGTCACCGGCGGCTTCACGGGACAGATTACCGCCAACAGTTTCATGAAACGGGAGTTCGGCAAAAAACTGATCGAACAGTTCTTTCCGCAGATCGACCTGACCCACGTCATCGACACCAGCGGCGCGTACATCCCGGGCCACGGCACTCCCACCGTGATCCTCTTCGGCCGCCACCGCAAACCGGTCACCAGCACCATCCGCACCGTCATGGGCATCCGCGGCGAGCCGAGTACCCCCAAAGATCCCGCTCAGGGACTCGTCTGGTCCGCCATCGTTGATCAGATTGACCGCGTTGATTCCGAAAGTGATTTTATGAGTGTTGCGGATTCAGAACGGGTACTGTTTCATAAGCATCCCTGGTCGATTGGAGGGGGAGGTGCATCTGAACTCAAAGAAAAACTAGAAAACATAGCCACATCGATATTAAACACTTATTCAAATTCGATTGGATTCGCAAGTTTCACCGGGCAAGATGATGCCTTCGTTAGTGATTCACAATGTTTTCTGAGAGCTAATATCTCCCCCCAACATATTAAGCCATTTGTCGTCGGAGACAGCATCAGGGACTGGTCGATGACAACAACAGAATCAGCGTTTACTCCATATGATAGCAGTTATGACCCAATAACATTAGAGACTGGAGCCCCTTGGGGACGATGGATCTGGTTTATGCGAACCGTAATTGGTGGTGTGGTTTCTTTCGGAGGGAGAACCCGATTGGAATGTGGGGATAAGTGGTGGACATGGTACCGATGGATTCCAGAAAAATACATTATTAAACTATCAATAACTTATGCAGAAGTGGCTACACATAATCATTTTTTCTTAGACCGTGGCGGGAAAACATATAATCGTACTGCTCCGGTCATTAAATTACCGGAAGATTGCTTAGAAAAAGATCACCTATCTTTGCTAGGACTACTTAATAGCTCGACTGCCTGTTTTTGGATGAAACAGGTTTGTCATCAGAAACAAATGATGGGGGGAGATGGAATTCGTATCGAGTCAAAGGCTAAAGTCCCTTATGCTTTTAATGGAACAGCACTCGGAAAATTGCCAATTCCAGAAAGCTGGACCAAAGGAGCATTACGCGACCGACTGTTAGATCTAACGAAAGAGATGGATCAAGCCACTCAGAAGTACAGTGATTTGAAAGCCGCAGCTGTCTTCTGTGCAAACAATCTCACCAAGGATTCTATTTTAAAAGCCTGGGAAGAAAACCAGCGCCAAAGACAGAAGCTCCGTTCACGTCAGATCTTTCTACAAGAGCAGATCGATTTCACTGTCTACCGAATGTTCGATCTCATCCCCGACAGTCTGATTGGTGAGGAGACAGATCAAATTGATTTCGATCTTACAGCTGGAGCACGTCCCTTCTGCATTCATGCGAGTAAAAATGAAGATGGATTCGATGTGCCTGCATCGGTTCCGGAAGACTGGCCAGAAGAAATTCAGGCACTGTGGAACGCGCGTCTCAAAGAACTGGAATCGAATAAGTCACTTCGACTGATCGAGAGTTCCATGTACAAGCGACGCTGGATTGGTCGACAAGGTCTGTTCAATCATCAACGTTCAGATAATGAACTACTTGATGCAGCAAAGAACTGGCTGCTGGATCGGCTGGAGCGGTATTTTGATTTTGACGGGCGGATGAATCCCGAGGGGACGCCGACCGCCGAGATCGACATCCAGCTCATCAGCATCGCCCAGCTCGCCGACATCGCCCGCCGCGATCCGCAGTTCCTGGAAGTCGGGGCCGTCTACCGCGATGACAGTGCCTTCGACGTGCAGCGGCTCATCGACGAACTCGTCCACGCCGAACAGGTCCCCCTGCTCCCCATTCTCCGCTACAAACCCGCCGGACTCCGCAAACGCGCTGAGTGGGAACAGACCTGGGAACTCCAGCGCCGCGAAGACGCCATCGACGCCCGCTCCCAGCTCCCCGAGGACGATCCCCAATACCTCACCCCCCAGGCAGCCCAGGATCTCAAACAGGCCGAGGTCGGCGACATCCCCGTCCCCCCGAAATATAAGAGCAGCGATTTCCTCTCCACCGGCGGCGTCCGCTACTGGGCCCTCCGCGGCAAGCTCGACGTCCCCAGGGAACGCTGGATCAGCTTCCCCCACTGCGAGGGCCCCGACGGCACCCCCGTCATCGCCTGGGCCGGCTACGACCACCTGCAACTCGCCCGCGCCATCAGCGCCTACTTTGTCGAAGTCCAGGAACAGTTCGGCGGCCGCGACGACCCCCGCCTGATCCCCCTGCTGGCCTGCCTGGAAGAGCTGCTCCCCTGGCTCAAACAATGGCACCACGACCTCGACCCCGAATTCAACCAGCGCATGGACGAAGTCTTCGCAGGCTTCCTCACCACCGAAGCCAAAGCATTAGATATGACCATCGACCAGATCAAAAACTGGCAACCACCCAAAAAGACAAAGAAAACAGCAACCAAACGAAAGGCGAAGAAATGA
- a CDS encoding AAA family ATPase, whose product MYINSITLKNIRTFAAESTIHFNYPERVYGEDKPIKQAPKLKNVNLLFGENSTGKSTVLEVIALASLGPAIIESRIDPKPLVRLIPSQRKPSEAEKSEIGTIRAFFTLHEGEFDSIVPPSSRGFSSELLISKKGKLENIEHKENKNIRWKQVYEDENAAFFIVAYGTSRRGSLDSERSKNLRNRTHYWRTDRINSIIKDEFTLVDFWEWFVNHKRRKKRSELIVKLINRALAKSQLKYEGNWNEDDCLFTRGGMEIPLRSLSDGYKGFLSWITDLLYHLEYISLRTKISMQNIPGIVLVDEIDLHLHPRWQMDVISQLANTFPRLQFIFTSHSPLIAGSVEWMNITRLSLDRFHRTVVDLFEEPIHGLDADQILVSTLFGLESTRARAKQNLLDELRNRVRRGDKGAAKEFLSELARGIEGEK is encoded by the coding sequence ATGTATATCAATAGCATTACCCTGAAAAATATTCGCACTTTCGCAGCAGAAAGCACCATTCACTTTAACTACCCAGAGAGAGTGTATGGGGAAGATAAACCGATTAAGCAGGCACCTAAACTAAAAAACGTCAATCTGCTTTTCGGTGAGAACTCCACTGGTAAATCGACTGTTCTTGAAGTCATTGCACTGGCATCTCTGGGCCCTGCAATTATTGAATCACGCATTGATCCCAAACCACTAGTTCGCCTCATCCCTTCTCAGCGTAAACCTTCAGAAGCAGAGAAAAGTGAAATAGGAACGATTAGAGCATTCTTTACTCTACATGAAGGTGAATTCGATTCGATAGTTCCACCGTCCAGTCGTGGGTTCTCCAGTGAACTGCTTATTTCTAAAAAAGGTAAACTAGAGAATATTGAGCACAAAGAAAACAAAAACATTAGATGGAAACAGGTTTACGAAGACGAAAACGCCGCTTTTTTTATTGTTGCATACGGGACTTCACGAAGAGGATCTCTTGATAGTGAGAGGTCAAAAAATCTCAGAAATCGAACGCACTACTGGCGAACCGATCGAATAAACAGCATCATTAAAGATGAATTTACCTTGGTAGATTTTTGGGAATGGTTTGTAAACCACAAAAGAAGAAAAAAGCGTTCTGAACTTATAGTTAAGCTCATAAATCGCGCCTTAGCAAAAAGCCAGTTGAAATATGAAGGTAATTGGAATGAGGATGATTGTCTTTTCACTCGTGGTGGAATGGAAATCCCGTTACGTAGTCTTTCCGATGGATACAAGGGTTTTTTAAGTTGGATTACTGATCTTCTTTACCACCTCGAGTATATCAGTCTTAGAACTAAAATCAGTATGCAAAATATCCCGGGGATTGTGCTTGTTGATGAAATCGATTTACATCTTCATCCAAGATGGCAAATGGATGTGATATCTCAACTAGCTAATACGTTTCCTCGATTACAATTCATTTTCACATCACACAGTCCATTGATCGCTGGCTCAGTTGAATGGATGAATATCACTCGGCTTAGTTTAGATCGTTTTCACAGGACAGTAGTCGATCTATTTGAAGAACCGATACATGGTCTAGATGCCGATCAAATTCTTGTTTCAACACTTTTTGGATTAGAATCGACTCGTGCTAGAGCGAAACAAAATCTTTTGGATGAGTTGCGCAATCGTGTTCGTAGAGGAGACAAAGGTGCTGCGAAAGAATTTCTATCAGAATTGGCCAGGGGCATAGAGGGTGAAAAATGA